One part of the Geitlerinema sp. PCC 9228 genome encodes these proteins:
- a CDS encoding IctB family putative bicarbonate transporter: MVRSVWQPLTLSQIPCQQWQRQSIVFRLTNGPLAAWRQGSWLMQWAEPLGALLVSLVFVVGPLVSTSLIGILLLACAGFWAILTVTEDWRHPQAILTPIHLLVLLYWAISTVAMALSPVREAAFTGWVELTLYLLLFALAAKLLRSHIGRRVQDAFVGVYLHISLMVSAYGIRQWYFGADPLATWTDPESTAAEITRVYSVLGNPNLLAGYLIPAVALSMGAIFAWRRLTCKALAVGMFVVNSVCLILTYSRGGWIGFLAAGFVFVLMLVYWWTPKLPQKWRIFAIPGVLGASAAVVVLAVLFVDPIRDRAMSIFAGREDSSNNFRMNVWAAVVEMIRDRPILGIGPGNDAFNQVYPLYMRPNYSALSAYSVFLEVAVETGFIGLASFLWFLLVSFAGGWRQVCALRDNRNSQGYWLMAALAAMVGLMVHGLVDTVWYRPQINTVWWLCVAIAASYLPIRAMEDGKVET, encoded by the coding sequence ATGGTACGTTCTGTTTGGCAACCACTGACTCTATCCCAAATTCCCTGCCAGCAATGGCAGCGTCAAAGCATCGTTTTTCGTTTGACCAACGGTCCTCTAGCTGCTTGGCGTCAGGGTAGCTGGCTGATGCAGTGGGCAGAACCCTTGGGCGCGTTATTGGTTAGTTTGGTTTTTGTCGTAGGACCGTTGGTATCAACCTCACTTATTGGGATTTTGTTACTTGCCTGTGCCGGATTTTGGGCGATATTAACGGTTACGGAAGACTGGCGGCACCCCCAAGCCATTCTCACCCCCATTCATTTGCTGGTCTTGCTGTATTGGGCAATTTCTACGGTGGCTATGGCTTTGTCGCCGGTGCGGGAAGCGGCGTTTACGGGATGGGTAGAGCTGACTTTGTACCTGTTGCTGTTTGCTTTGGCGGCTAAGTTATTGCGATCGCATATTGGCAGAAGAGTCCAAGATGCGTTTGTGGGCGTTTACTTGCATATTTCCCTAATGGTCAGTGCCTATGGCATCCGTCAGTGGTACTTTGGGGCAGACCCCCTGGCAACTTGGACCGACCCAGAATCGACTGCTGCTGAAATTACCAGGGTGTACAGCGTTTTGGGCAATCCCAATTTGCTGGCTGGCTATTTAATTCCGGCGGTGGCGTTGAGTATGGGGGCGATTTTTGCCTGGCGTCGCCTCACTTGTAAGGCGCTGGCGGTGGGGATGTTTGTGGTGAATTCGGTGTGTTTGATTCTCACCTACAGTCGCGGTGGTTGGATTGGGTTTTTGGCGGCTGGTTTTGTGTTTGTACTGATGCTGGTCTATTGGTGGACCCCCAAATTGCCGCAGAAGTGGCGTATTTTTGCCATACCAGGGGTTTTGGGTGCCAGTGCGGCGGTGGTGGTGCTGGCGGTGTTGTTTGTAGACCCCATTCGCGATCGCGCTATGAGTATTTTTGCGGGTCGGGAAGACAGCAGCAACAATTTCCGCATGAATGTGTGGGCGGCGGTTGTGGAGATGATACGCGATCGCCCTATCCTAGGAATCGGACCGGGCAATGATGCTTTTAACCAGGTATATCCTCTATACATGCGTCCCAACTACAGTGCTTTGAGTGCCTATTCGGTATTTTTAGAAGTGGCTGTGGAAACGGGATTTATCGGTTTGGCATCGTTTTTGTGGTTTCTGCTGGTCAGTTTTGCCGGTGGCTGGCGGCAAGTCTGTGCCCTGCGTGACAATAGGAATTCTCAGGGATATTGGCTGATGGCGGCGCTGGCGGCTATGGTAGGCTTGATGGTACATGGTTTGGTGGATACGGTGTGGTATCGTCCCCAAATCAATACGGTATGGTGGTTGTGTGTCGCGAT
- a CDS encoding GntR family transcriptional regulator yields the protein MVKFQIQPDSEIPASNQLFNQIRFAIASRQFPPNHRLPSTRALAMQTGLHRNTVNKVYRQLEELGLVESQAGSGIYVRDLGREGGTRPHSPLLQKHPHAYDTIKDSLDQLLEQGCSLQDARELFLAEIDWRLRCSARVLVTAPSQDIGVGQLMGQEVQKTLAIPVQVVPLEELESALDQTASSTVVTSRYFVAAAEEIASPKSVRVIPVDVYDYAKETELVLSLPENTRLGLVSLSSGILRAAEVILHSLRGDDLLPMFAQTEDAYKLNAVVRGADLIICDRASYDEVKTALAANRSEMIRIPEIIGCENYISSESMKSLKRELGLA from the coding sequence ATGGTTAAATTCCAAATTCAGCCTGACAGCGAAATTCCTGCCTCCAACCAACTGTTTAACCAAATTCGTTTTGCGATCGCATCTCGGCAATTTCCCCCCAACCACCGCCTTCCCAGTACCAGGGCACTTGCCATGCAAACGGGATTGCATCGCAATACGGTCAATAAAGTATATCGCCAATTGGAAGAGTTGGGATTGGTGGAGTCTCAAGCTGGTTCGGGAATTTACGTGCGCGATTTGGGGCGTGAAGGCGGTACCAGACCCCATTCGCCCCTACTGCAAAAGCATCCCCATGCTTACGATACCATTAAAGACAGTTTAGACCAACTGTTGGAACAAGGTTGTTCCCTACAGGATGCCCGGGAGTTGTTTCTGGCAGAAATTGACTGGCGCTTGCGTTGCAGTGCCCGGGTTTTGGTAACAGCACCTTCCCAGGATATCGGCGTTGGGCAGTTAATGGGGCAAGAAGTGCAAAAAACCCTTGCCATTCCCGTACAAGTTGTTCCCTTGGAAGAGTTAGAATCTGCCCTCGACCAGACTGCCTCTAGTACGGTGGTTACCAGCCGCTATTTTGTAGCCGCTGCGGAGGAAATTGCTTCGCCTAAGTCTGTAAGGGTGATTCCTGTGGATGTATATGATTATGCAAAAGAGACGGAGTTGGTGCTCTCTCTGCCGGAAAATACCCGTTTGGGTTTGGTGAGTCTTAGTTCTGGGATTTTGCGGGCGGCGGAAGTGATTTTGCACAGCTTGCGCGGGGACGATTTGCTGCCCATGTTTGCTCAAACGGAAGATGCTTATAAGTTGAATGCCGTGGTACGCGGCGCTGATTTGATTATATGCGATCGCGCTAGTTACGATGAAGTCAAAACTGCCCTAGCTGCCAATCGCAGCGAAATGATTCGCATTCCCGAAATTATTGGTTGCGAAAATTATATTAGCAGCGAGTCTATGAAAAGCTTGAAACGGGAGTTGGGATTGGCATGA
- a CDS encoding C39 family peptidase, whose product MLNSTSNNQPLTYTSPKEVLVKHPTALNGTFDPQRIAKIALIAEDKYDLPVSLNQENGIWQVSLESGFSQAGIRWLRLKGFDGNGELVSSQRVFVTVSSKPMIEGDSIEIKILRETYFKAAPISSENLKSQEKARVKTSQGFTATRYGFIKNHLKVELKNGAFGYFYEPHIHLTKNGEILHFQLKNLPKTPPGFWQIWIAHATKIKATPEPSEQLLDQQKQDLLFGEHFFVTGYACVEGHFRVTLSKGLPDFGKIGYLYAPHIRLLQNGELVPFDPNAVNVHILKTTAFKKKPQPAAELATSEKTTLTEGMVYGVVGYTWVKGHLKVSFSENLPDFGNTGYLYPDFIELRQGGKTIQAGSGLSYSEPKYAIAGEKTVLQGKFAPNTIGKISVLAENKYSLPVTLNPNNGVWQVVLEKGFQQAGLRWLNLRGFSSNGALVDSQLVYITVSAEPLSGGTDLKLTIKRDTIFKMTPADSGALNSQQRAKIGGNQTLAVKQYGFVDGHLKVLLATPIAPVGEFGYFFEDHVNLYRGSQQLAFEVEDVPTVEGQAQLLVEKTTFFKAQPKDAALLPGNQKTKIALGTVLEITGYASTQGHFRVTLAESMGELGNVGYLYWRHVTIKKGDRVIGYDPEALTATIRQTTAFKKRPTDSSQLSSSEKVTLPTGRVYGVSSYAIEDNHLKAAMTEEFENFGNTGYLFPDHVLMRRGGKSFDPFPDQLEIDVPYFSQVDNPRYSWSTCNVTTLAMVFYYYGVRSQSGGQLEDELLQWCINYAGYGSWTSHNVLSNLIQAYDFQTSFSTSRNWSEVMNELVNRRPVPIAGDFTASGHILCIIGYNQSGYIVNDPWGDALTGYSDVYGARLLYLYGYMDEVCGPDGNVWAHFIRP is encoded by the coding sequence ATGCTGAATTCTACCAGCAACAACCAACCCCTAACCTACACCAGTCCCAAAGAGGTTCTGGTCAAGCATCCCACTGCCCTCAACGGTACCTTTGACCCCCAACGCATTGCTAAGATTGCTCTGATAGCTGAAGACAAATACGACCTCCCCGTCAGCTTGAACCAGGAAAACGGGATTTGGCAAGTATCTCTAGAATCAGGTTTTAGCCAAGCTGGCATTCGCTGGTTGCGTTTGAAAGGTTTCGACGGCAACGGGGAATTGGTCAGCAGCCAGCGGGTTTTTGTGACCGTCAGCAGCAAACCCATGATTGAGGGAGATTCCATAGAAATCAAAATTTTGCGGGAAACCTATTTCAAAGCTGCCCCCATTTCTTCAGAAAATCTCAAAAGCCAAGAGAAGGCAAGAGTAAAAACGTCGCAAGGGTTTACAGCAACTCGCTACGGCTTCATCAAAAACCATCTCAAAGTAGAACTCAAAAACGGTGCTTTTGGTTATTTTTACGAACCCCACATTCATTTAACCAAAAATGGAGAAATTTTACACTTCCAGCTCAAAAATTTGCCTAAGACGCCACCGGGATTTTGGCAGATTTGGATTGCCCACGCCACCAAAATTAAAGCCACTCCAGAACCTTCCGAACAACTTTTGGACCAGCAAAAGCAAGATTTGCTCTTTGGGGAACATTTTTTCGTAACCGGATATGCCTGCGTGGAAGGACATTTTCGGGTAACGCTTTCCAAAGGGTTGCCCGATTTCGGCAAGATTGGCTACTTGTATGCGCCCCACATCCGATTGTTGCAAAATGGCGAGTTGGTTCCATTTGACCCCAATGCCGTCAACGTTCATATTTTAAAAACAACTGCTTTTAAGAAGAAACCACAACCGGCGGCGGAACTAGCTACATCCGAGAAAACCACGCTGACGGAAGGCATGGTTTATGGGGTAGTGGGCTATACTTGGGTGAAAGGTCACTTGAAAGTGTCTTTTAGCGAGAATTTACCGGATTTTGGCAATACGGGTTATTTATATCCGGATTTTATCGAACTGCGCCAAGGAGGTAAAACCATTCAAGCGGGTTCGGGGTTGAGTTATAGCGAACCCAAATATGCGATCGCAGGTGAAAAAACGGTTTTACAAGGAAAATTTGCACCCAATACGATTGGCAAAATTTCGGTTTTGGCAGAAAATAAATATTCGCTGCCGGTAACCCTCAATCCTAACAATGGGGTTTGGCAGGTGGTATTGGAGAAAGGATTTCAGCAGGCGGGGTTGCGGTGGTTGAACTTGCGGGGATTTAGTAGTAACGGCGCGTTGGTGGATAGCCAGCTGGTTTACATCACGGTTAGCGCCGAACCCCTCAGCGGTGGCACCGATTTAAAGCTCACTATCAAACGGGATACAATTTTTAAAATGACGCCAGCGGATTCCGGGGCGCTCAATTCCCAACAAAGAGCTAAGATAGGGGGAAATCAAACCTTGGCTGTCAAACAGTATGGATTTGTAGACGGTCATTTGAAAGTATTGTTGGCAACGCCAATTGCACCGGTGGGTGAGTTTGGTTATTTCTTTGAAGACCATGTCAATTTGTATCGCGGTTCGCAACAGCTAGCTTTTGAAGTGGAAGATGTACCTACAGTGGAAGGGCAAGCCCAGTTGTTGGTCGAGAAAACAACATTTTTCAAAGCCCAACCTAAAGATGCGGCTTTGTTGCCAGGGAATCAAAAAACCAAAATTGCTTTGGGAACGGTTTTGGAAATTACGGGATATGCTTCCACGCAAGGACATTTTCGGGTAACATTGGCAGAATCTATGGGAGAATTGGGGAATGTGGGCTATTTGTATTGGCGTCACGTTACTATTAAAAAAGGCGATCGCGTCATTGGATACGACCCAGAAGCCTTAACCGCCACCATCCGCCAAACCACAGCGTTTAAAAAACGACCGACCGATTCCAGCCAACTGTCGAGTTCCGAGAAAGTAACCTTGCCTACCGGTCGGGTGTACGGCGTTAGCAGCTACGCCATCGAAGACAACCACCTGAAAGCGGCAATGACTGAAGAATTTGAAAATTTCGGCAATACAGGGTATTTGTTCCCCGACCACGTGTTGATGCGTCGCGGCGGCAAGTCATTTGACCCGTTTCCCGACCAGTTGGAAATCGACGTTCCCTATTTTTCCCAAGTAGACAACCCCCGCTATTCCTGGTCTACCTGCAACGTGACCACCTTGGCAATGGTATTTTATTATTACGGCGTGCGATCGCAATCCGGAGGGCAGTTAGAAGACGAACTGCTACAATGGTGCATCAATTACGCCGGCTACGGGTCTTGGACCTCTCACAACGTTCTTTCCAACCTCATCCAAGCCTACGATTTTCAAACCAGTTTTAGTACCAGTCGCAACTGGTCGGAGGTAATGAACGAACTGGTCAACCGACGACCGGTTCCCATTGCTGGCGATTTTACGGCCAGCGGCCATATTCTCTGCATTATCGGGTACAATCAGTCAGGCTACATTGTCAACGACCCCTGGGGAGATGCATTAACCGGGTATTCCGACGTATACGGCGCTCGGTTGTTGTATCTTTATGGTTATATGGATGAAGTCTGCGGTCCCGATGGCAATGTTTGGGCGCATTTTATTCGTCCTTAG